In Promicromonospora sp. Populi, one genomic interval encodes:
- a CDS encoding SpoIID/LytB domain-containing protein, with protein sequence MNIPSHHWGRLLLALVLAATSLVAAPGTASAAVPDRFVIVGSGYGHGIGMPQYGAYEMSRRGSSATGILAHYYRNTVAAPVTTKALIDVQVYGPEPYSFSGYADTKATKVKVSGGGWRLRVGERTVASGPAGTLGVSTSKGDVAVRTPDGVTHKHDQLVLQWAGTPYFKPGASPATVTIAGAHGSYRYGRLLLSASKGVANIVNRLRLNTQYLYGLAEMPASWGKTGGQQALRAQAVVARSYAVVKMRSWNRTCRCHVVDDVRNQQFSGWKKASGFASENWRKAVNSTSTSLTRGSVLMHGGRTVTTHYYSSSGGRTANSEDVWSSVVRYERSVTDPYSKAAPGNKYASWERGITQAQARKLFGLGSVASIRVTDRYSSGQAKTLVAKSPNGATKSISGKADKVRSVVGARTVRGSVPSSWFTAIRAG encoded by the coding sequence ATGAACATCCCATCGCACCACTGGGGCCGCCTGCTCCTGGCGCTCGTCCTGGCGGCCACGTCGCTCGTCGCAGCCCCAGGAACCGCAAGCGCGGCGGTGCCCGACAGGTTCGTGATCGTGGGTTCCGGCTATGGGCACGGCATCGGGATGCCGCAGTACGGCGCCTACGAGATGTCCCGGCGGGGCAGCTCCGCCACCGGGATACTGGCCCACTACTACCGGAACACCGTGGCTGCGCCGGTGACCACCAAGGCGCTGATCGACGTCCAGGTCTACGGGCCGGAGCCTTATTCGTTCTCGGGCTACGCCGACACCAAGGCCACGAAGGTCAAGGTGAGCGGCGGCGGGTGGCGGCTGCGCGTGGGTGAGCGGACCGTCGCCTCCGGCCCGGCGGGCACGCTGGGCGTCTCGACGTCGAAGGGCGACGTCGCGGTGCGCACCCCGGACGGCGTGACCCATAAACACGACCAGCTGGTGCTGCAGTGGGCAGGCACTCCCTATTTCAAGCCCGGCGCGAGCCCGGCGACGGTGACCATCGCCGGCGCGCACGGCTCCTACCGGTACGGGCGGCTACTGCTGAGCGCGTCGAAGGGCGTGGCGAACATCGTCAACCGGCTGCGGCTCAACACCCAGTACCTGTACGGGCTCGCCGAGATGCCCGCCTCCTGGGGCAAGACCGGTGGCCAGCAGGCGCTGCGCGCCCAGGCCGTCGTCGCCCGGTCGTATGCGGTGGTGAAGATGAGGAGCTGGAACCGCACGTGCCGGTGCCACGTCGTGGACGACGTGCGGAACCAGCAGTTCTCCGGGTGGAAGAAGGCGTCCGGCTTCGCGAGCGAGAACTGGCGCAAGGCGGTCAACTCGACCAGCACCTCGCTCACCAGAGGGAGCGTCCTGATGCATGGCGGCAGGACGGTCACCACCCACTACTACTCCTCCAGCGGCGGCCGCACAGCGAACTCGGAGGACGTGTGGTCGTCGGTGGTCCGGTACGAGCGGTCGGTCACCGACCCGTACTCGAAGGCTGCGCCCGGCAACAAGTATGCGAGCTGGGAGCGCGGGATCACGCAGGCCCAGGCGCGGAAGCTGTTCGGGCTGGGCAGCGTCGCGTCGATCCGCGTCACGGACCGGTACTCGAGCGGTCAGGCCAAGACGCTGGTGGCGAAGTCACCGAACGGGGCCACCAAGAGCATCTCGGGCAAGGCCGACAAGGTCCGGTCAGTGGTCGGCGCACGCACCGTCCGGGGCAGCGTGCCGTCCTCCTGGTTCACGGCCATCCGCGCGGGCTGA
- a CDS encoding Trm112 family protein, which translates to MSTAKPVSTTKSEPLEPWVREILRCPVTGATLVDGVGPGGEPELHSTDAERPLAYPVRDGIPVLLESDARPLS; encoded by the coding sequence GTGAGCACCGCCAAGCCCGTGAGCACGACCAAGAGCGAACCGCTGGAGCCGTGGGTGCGCGAGATCCTGCGCTGCCCCGTCACCGGGGCGACCCTGGTGGACGGCGTCGGGCCCGGCGGTGAGCCGGAGCTGCACTCGACCGACGCCGAGCGGCCGCTCGCCTACCCGGTGCGCGACGGTATCCCGGTCCTGCTGGAGTCGGACGCCCGCCCGCTCAGCTAG
- a CDS encoding phosphomannomutase/phosphoglucomutase: MTVDLSRVIKAYDVRGVVPDELSPEVARALGAAFARVVVIPDAAPGDSGRPGTVIGRDMRDSGPELVDAFAQGLTSAGVDVTLIGLCSTDGLYFASGQLDLPGAMFTASHNPARYNGIKLCRSGARPVGQETGLAEVRELAQGYLDGEVPEPVSDVGQISEKDLLADYAGFLRSLVDLSAARPLKVVVDAGNGMGGLTVPAVLGDAAGLPGLPLQIVPLFFELDGTFPNHEANPLEPSNLIDLQAAVVANEADLGLAFDGDADRCFVVDERGGAVSPSAITALVGLAEVTKELAAGRTPTVIHNLITSRAVPDLLSSAGATTVRTRVGHSFIKAQMAEHGAVFGGEHSAHYYFRDFWFADTGMLAALHVLAALSTQDHTMSELAEMFEPYYGSGEINSTVPDAAAATERVLDAYRAAYPGIVVDTLDGVTVSHWDSHPQWWFNLRASNTEPLLRLNVEAVDEDIMEKVRDDVLSLVRESADGPTEGEEVL, translated from the coding sequence GTGACTGTGGACCTCAGCCGAGTGATCAAGGCATACGACGTGCGTGGCGTCGTCCCCGACGAGCTGTCGCCGGAGGTGGCGCGGGCTCTGGGAGCGGCGTTCGCCAGGGTGGTGGTGATCCCCGACGCCGCCCCGGGCGACTCCGGGCGACCCGGAACCGTGATCGGCCGCGACATGCGGGACTCCGGCCCAGAGCTGGTGGACGCGTTCGCGCAGGGCCTGACCTCGGCCGGCGTGGACGTGACGCTGATCGGGCTGTGCTCGACCGACGGCCTGTACTTCGCATCGGGGCAGCTGGACCTCCCGGGCGCGATGTTCACCGCGAGCCACAACCCGGCCCGCTACAACGGGATCAAGCTGTGCCGGTCGGGCGCCCGCCCCGTGGGGCAGGAGACCGGCCTGGCTGAGGTCCGGGAGCTGGCCCAGGGTTATCTCGACGGCGAGGTCCCGGAGCCGGTGTCCGACGTCGGGCAGATCAGCGAAAAGGACCTGCTCGCGGACTACGCCGGATTCCTGCGCTCGCTGGTGGACCTGTCCGCGGCACGGCCGCTCAAGGTGGTCGTCGACGCGGGCAACGGAATGGGGGGCCTCACCGTGCCCGCCGTCCTCGGCGACGCCGCGGGCCTGCCCGGGCTGCCGCTGCAGATCGTGCCGCTGTTCTTCGAGCTGGACGGCACCTTCCCCAACCACGAGGCCAACCCGCTGGAGCCGAGCAACCTGATCGACCTGCAGGCTGCCGTCGTGGCGAACGAGGCGGACCTGGGCCTCGCGTTCGACGGCGACGCCGACCGGTGCTTCGTCGTGGACGAGCGCGGCGGCGCCGTCTCGCCGTCGGCGATCACCGCCCTGGTGGGGCTGGCCGAGGTCACCAAGGAGCTGGCCGCGGGCCGCACCCCCACGGTGATCCACAACCTCATCACCTCGCGCGCGGTCCCGGACCTGCTGTCCTCGGCCGGCGCGACGACGGTGCGCACCCGCGTGGGCCACTCCTTCATCAAGGCGCAGATGGCCGAGCACGGCGCGGTGTTCGGCGGGGAGCACAGCGCCCACTACTACTTCCGCGACTTCTGGTTCGCGGACACCGGCATGCTGGCGGCCCTGCACGTCCTGGCCGCGCTGAGCACGCAGGACCACACGATGTCCGAGCTGGCCGAGATGTTCGAGCCCTATTACGGCTCGGGGGAGATCAACTCGACAGTGCCCGACGCCGCTGCCGCCACCGAGCGGGTGCTCGACGCCTACCGGGCGGCCTACCCGGGGATCGTCGTCGACACGCTCGACGGAGTCACCGTGTCGCACTGGGACTCCCACCCGCAGTGGTGGTTCAACCTGCGCGCGTCCAACACCGAGCCCCTGCTGCGGCTCAACGTCGAGGCCGTCGACGAGGACATCATGGAGAAGGTGCGCGACGACGTCCTGTCGCTCGTGCGTGAGTCGGCCGACGGCCCGACCGAGGGAGAAGAGGTCCTGTGA
- the manA gene encoding mannose-6-phosphate isomerase, class I encodes MLAVAQFHAPLPLTNKIQRYDWGSVDAIPNLLSAEPDGEPQAEMWLGAHASAPSVSRILRDGAGTGDDAADEVALDRLVREAPVQTLGHRVAEQFGPRLPYLLKVLAARKALSLQVHPSPRQAREGFARENKAGMGLNSPKRSFKDDQHKPEMIVALSQFEGLAGFRTPRIILDVLDGLSGKMVDAVRTALLHDRSHDGMREAFNHLLSARADEACAADIQDTLDSVRARLAAGSPFERADRTVIDLAEQHPGDPGAIASLMLNRFSLEPGEAAFTPAGVVHAYLSGLGIEIMASSDNVLRAGLTTKLVDEENLVHCTSFAPQQPSAPEITTSGSRGQVHTYRVPVTEFALTTADVDPTEPVALPATGPRILLCLDGELELAADRSEAGPQRLAQGDSVFVPHDAGNLELSGAGHAVCAWVP; translated from the coding sequence GTGCTAGCCGTCGCCCAATTCCACGCCCCGCTCCCGCTGACCAACAAGATCCAGCGGTACGACTGGGGTTCCGTCGACGCGATCCCGAACCTGCTCAGTGCCGAGCCCGACGGGGAGCCGCAGGCGGAGATGTGGCTCGGCGCGCACGCCAGCGCGCCGTCGGTCAGCCGGATCCTGCGCGACGGCGCGGGCACCGGCGACGACGCAGCTGACGAGGTCGCCCTCGACCGCCTGGTCCGCGAGGCGCCCGTGCAGACGCTCGGCCACCGGGTCGCGGAGCAGTTCGGCCCGCGCCTCCCTTACCTGCTCAAGGTGCTGGCCGCGCGCAAGGCGCTGTCCCTGCAGGTGCACCCCTCGCCACGGCAGGCCCGGGAGGGCTTCGCCCGCGAGAACAAGGCCGGGATGGGGCTCAACTCGCCGAAGCGGTCGTTCAAGGACGACCAGCACAAGCCCGAGATGATCGTCGCGCTGTCGCAGTTCGAGGGGCTGGCGGGCTTCCGCACGCCGCGCATCATCCTGGACGTGCTGGACGGCCTGTCGGGCAAGATGGTCGACGCCGTCCGCACCGCGCTGCTGCACGACCGCAGCCACGACGGCATGCGCGAGGCGTTCAACCACCTGCTGTCCGCGCGCGCCGACGAGGCCTGCGCCGCCGACATCCAGGACACCCTCGACTCGGTGCGGGCCCGCCTGGCGGCCGGCTCCCCGTTCGAGCGCGCCGACCGCACGGTGATCGATCTCGCCGAGCAGCACCCCGGCGACCCGGGCGCCATCGCGTCCCTCATGCTCAACCGGTTCTCGCTCGAGCCGGGCGAGGCGGCGTTCACGCCCGCGGGCGTGGTGCACGCCTACCTGTCCGGGCTGGGCATCGAGATCATGGCCAGCTCCGACAACGTGCTGCGCGCCGGGCTGACCACCAAGCTCGTCGACGAGGAGAACCTCGTCCACTGCACGTCGTTCGCCCCGCAGCAGCCGTCCGCCCCCGAGATCACGACGTCGGGCAGCCGCGGCCAGGTGCACACCTACCGCGTGCCGGTTACGGAGTTCGCGCTCACGACGGCCGACGTCGACCCGACCGAGCCGGTCGCGCTGCCCGCAACGGGCCCGCGCATCCTGCTGTGCCTGGACGGCGAGCTGGAGCTGGCCGCCGACCGCTCCGAGGCAGGGCCGCAGCGCCTGGCCCAGGGCGACTCGGTCTTCGTCCCGCACGACGCGGGCAACCTGGAGCTCTCGGGCGCGGGCCACGCGGTCTGCGCCTGGGTCCCGTAG
- a CDS encoding DUF3499 domain-containing protein, with amino-acid sequence MRSVRQCSRSACTNAAVATLTYVYADSTAVLGPLAHLAEPHSYDLCAEHAARLTAPRGWEVLRLMPEFEDAGPSPDDLSALADAVREAGRVRRPAEPPSVTETARRGHLRVLRADDDNTA; translated from the coding sequence GTGAGATCGGTGAGACAGTGTTCGCGCTCGGCCTGCACCAACGCGGCCGTAGCGACGCTCACATACGTGTACGCGGACTCGACAGCGGTACTGGGCCCGCTTGCGCACCTGGCTGAGCCCCACAGCTACGACCTGTGCGCGGAGCACGCCGCGCGGCTGACGGCGCCGCGCGGCTGGGAAGTACTGCGCCTCATGCCGGAGTTCGAGGACGCCGGGCCGAGCCCGGACGACCTGTCGGCCCTGGCCGACGCCGTCCGCGAGGCCGGACGGGTGCGCCGCCCGGCGGAGCCGCCGTCGGTCACGGAGACAGCGCGCCGAGGGCACCTAAGAGTCCTCCGCGCGGACGACGACAACACAGCCTGA
- a CDS encoding UPF0104 family protein, translated as MRGTLAVLRSRWVRWGFLVIALGLAVWYVLSNRAPLLRAAADLSATELVGVAVLGAVYVWCTLLAWRAILADLGSPLSLRSAVTVFGISQLGKYVPGGVWNVVAAAEVGAGHSVPRSRSAASMLVAVAVSVASGAAVGAAALPFVSAGALGAWSWVVWVAPLVVVVLVPPVLNRLIGLAVRVAGRGALEHPMTWGGLGRAAAWSVAGWLVAGLQLWVLCTGLGMPLTARTFALATGGWALAWTAGFLFVVAPAGPACARWCSPRCSLGHCRGLRRGWR; from the coding sequence GTGCGGGGAACCCTCGCCGTGCTGCGGTCCCGGTGGGTGCGGTGGGGCTTCCTCGTGATCGCGCTCGGGCTGGCCGTCTGGTACGTGCTGAGCAACCGTGCGCCCCTGCTCCGCGCGGCGGCCGACCTGTCCGCGACGGAGCTGGTGGGCGTCGCCGTCCTGGGTGCCGTGTACGTGTGGTGCACGCTGCTGGCCTGGCGCGCGATCCTCGCCGACCTGGGTTCGCCGCTCTCGCTGCGCAGCGCGGTCACGGTGTTCGGGATCAGCCAGCTCGGCAAGTACGTGCCGGGCGGCGTGTGGAACGTCGTCGCCGCCGCGGAGGTGGGAGCGGGCCACAGTGTGCCGCGCAGCCGGTCGGCCGCGTCCATGCTGGTGGCCGTCGCCGTATCGGTAGCTTCCGGTGCAGCGGTGGGCGCGGCGGCGCTGCCGTTCGTCTCCGCCGGCGCGCTGGGCGCGTGGTCCTGGGTGGTGTGGGTGGCGCCCCTCGTCGTTGTTGTGCTCGTCCCGCCGGTGCTGAACCGGCTGATCGGGCTGGCCGTGCGGGTCGCCGGGCGTGGCGCGCTGGAGCACCCGATGACGTGGGGCGGCCTGGGCCGTGCCGCCGCCTGGTCGGTTGCCGGGTGGCTGGTGGCCGGGCTGCAGCTGTGGGTGCTCTGCACCGGGCTCGGTATGCCGCTGACGGCCCGGACCTTCGCCCTGGCGACCGGCGGCTGGGCGCTCGCCTGGACCGCGGGGTTCCTGTTCGTGGTCGCGCCGGCCGGGCCGGCGTGCGCGAGGTGGTGCTCGCCGCGGTGCTCGCTGGGGCACTGCCGGGGCCTGCGGCGGGGCTGGCGGTAA
- a CDS encoding glycosyltransferase, translated as MIAFGTYDAARHPRIAVLVAGLRAHGVKVTELNHPLGLTTAERVRMLQQPWRLPVLVGRLLRCWAALVRDAVRLRRAEGRPAAVLVGYLGHFDVVLARLLYPRSVVVLDHLVFAGDTATDRGAAGLRVRLLTGLDRLAVACADVVVTDTEEHRQMLADPDKGVVVLVGAPDAWRTAGEEATREGSTSASSTSASELSVVFFGLYTPLQGAPVIAEAVRDAVAAGAALRVTMVGAGQDLPETREILAQTPGVTWHDWVEPDALPALVAGHQVCLGIFSDTPKGMRVVPNKVYQGLAAGCVVVTSDTPPQRRALGENVELVPVANPGALAARLAELGDPAVLAIARERAARGRRRIRPQVVTEPLAARLRDRGAL; from the coding sequence GTGATCGCGTTCGGCACCTACGACGCCGCACGGCACCCCCGCATCGCCGTCCTCGTCGCCGGGCTGCGCGCCCACGGGGTGAAGGTCACCGAGCTGAACCATCCCCTCGGCCTGACCACCGCCGAACGCGTGCGTATGCTCCAGCAGCCGTGGCGGCTGCCGGTGCTGGTGGGTCGCCTGCTGCGCTGCTGGGCCGCTCTTGTGCGCGACGCCGTGCGCCTGCGGCGCGCGGAGGGCCGGCCCGCGGCGGTGCTCGTCGGATACCTGGGGCACTTCGACGTGGTCCTGGCGCGGCTGCTCTACCCGCGCTCGGTGGTGGTGCTCGACCACCTCGTCTTCGCCGGTGACACGGCGACGGACCGCGGGGCCGCGGGCCTGCGCGTACGGCTGCTGACCGGGCTGGACCGCCTGGCCGTCGCGTGCGCCGACGTCGTCGTGACCGATACCGAGGAGCATCGACAGATGCTGGCCGACCCGGACAAGGGTGTGGTCGTGCTGGTCGGCGCCCCGGACGCATGGCGGACGGCGGGCGAGGAAGCGACTCGCGAGGGCTCGACCAGCGCGAGCTCGACCAGCGCGAGCGAGCTGTCCGTCGTCTTCTTCGGGCTGTACACCCCGCTGCAGGGCGCCCCCGTCATCGCCGAGGCGGTGCGCGACGCCGTCGCGGCAGGCGCCGCGCTGCGCGTGACGATGGTCGGCGCCGGCCAGGACCTGCCCGAGACGCGCGAGATCCTGGCGCAGACTCCGGGCGTGACCTGGCACGACTGGGTCGAGCCCGACGCACTGCCCGCCCTCGTCGCCGGGCACCAGGTCTGCCTGGGCATCTTCAGCGATACCCCGAAGGGCATGCGCGTGGTGCCGAACAAGGTGTACCAGGGGCTCGCGGCGGGCTGCGTCGTCGTCACCTCGGACACCCCGCCCCAGCGACGGGCGCTGGGGGAGAACGTCGAGCTGGTCCCGGTGGCGAACCCCGGGGCGCTCGCCGCCCGGCTGGCCGAGCTCGGCGACCCCGCCGTGCTCGCGATCGCCCGCGAGCGTGCGGCACGCGGCCGGAGGAGGATCCGTCCTCAGGTGGTCACCGAGCCGCTGGCCGCCCGGCTGCGCGACCGGGGCGCGTTGTGA
- a CDS encoding glycosyltransferase family 2 protein, with product MKLFVQIPCLNEEETLPLVLATIPRNIPGIDEIEILVIDDGSTDGTVEVARRLGVRHFVHHPRNMGLARSFRDGVDYALRHGADIVVNTDGDNQYPQERIGDLVEPVVLGDADIVIADRQTGTIEHFSPLKKTLQKVGSEVVNFAAGTDLPDAASGFRAYSRSALMRLNVVTQFSYCMETIIQAGNKRLRIESVPVTTNAKTRESRLFTSMWQHIGKSAQAISRSYVMFKPHTVFITLGLLFALGAAIPFGRYAVLLAEGTGGQHIQSIVLGATSMVGALLSFALLVLADLQRTNRVLLEETLERLKEVQYGTTAASDPRTDPRTVRRTVPIDRAQPSGPSDTGLADVPAGV from the coding sequence ATGAAGCTGTTTGTGCAGATTCCTTGCTTGAACGAGGAAGAAACTCTTCCTCTGGTGCTTGCCACGATTCCCAGGAATATCCCAGGAATCGATGAGATTGAAATCCTGGTCATCGATGACGGGTCCACAGACGGCACTGTTGAAGTCGCGCGTCGCCTAGGCGTGCGTCACTTCGTGCACCACCCCAGGAACATGGGGCTGGCCCGGTCGTTCAGGGACGGCGTCGACTACGCGCTGCGGCACGGTGCGGACATCGTCGTGAACACCGACGGTGACAACCAGTACCCGCAGGAACGGATCGGCGACCTGGTGGAGCCCGTGGTGCTCGGCGACGCCGACATCGTGATCGCGGACCGGCAGACCGGCACCATCGAGCACTTCTCCCCGCTGAAGAAGACGCTGCAGAAGGTGGGCAGCGAGGTCGTGAACTTCGCCGCCGGCACCGACCTGCCCGACGCCGCCAGCGGCTTCCGCGCCTACTCGCGCTCGGCGCTGATGCGGCTCAACGTCGTCACGCAGTTCAGCTACTGCATGGAGACGATCATCCAGGCCGGGAACAAGCGGCTGCGGATCGAGAGCGTGCCGGTCACCACGAACGCGAAGACCCGCGAGTCGCGGCTCTTCACGAGCATGTGGCAGCACATCGGCAAGTCGGCGCAGGCGATCAGCCGGTCCTACGTGATGTTCAAGCCGCACACGGTGTTCATCACGCTCGGGCTGCTGTTCGCGCTCGGCGCGGCGATCCCCTTCGGCCGGTACGCCGTGCTCCTCGCGGAGGGCACCGGCGGGCAGCACATCCAGTCGATAGTGCTCGGGGCGACCTCCATGGTGGGGGCGCTGCTCAGCTTTGCCCTCCTTGTGCTGGCCGACCTGCAACGCACCAACCGGGTGCTGCTCGAGGAGACGCTGGAACGCCTCAAGGAGGTCCAGTACGGCACGACGGCGGCATCCGACCCCCGCACCGACCCCCGCACCGTCCGTCGCACTGTGCCCATCGACCGGGCGCAGCCCTCCGGGCCTTCCGACACCGGCCTCGCGGACGTCCCGGCGGGCGTGTAG
- a CDS encoding glycosyltransferase family 39 protein, producing the protein MTRPRTVPVVVWLIMLLHLAVMLVSTAVFPNVRSPDERQHVDLILQVRQGDAWPWPGPGTSFVTQGVTAGGFVESDSLDGPLHLADRQDLPPRDQRPSYLEAGGSATLTTETARGGIQPVFNQLVQHPPLYYLLGAGVVSLVPDWQDAPMDQVWLTLRWWNALLALPLPLLLFAAARRLRLPEPLPVAASLVPLAVPELTHLESAVNNDNLLVVLGACATLLVVRVLTGDLSRRTAALLGLVTTLALLTKGLALMFPAWIALAYLVAAWTHRERLRAAAVSLLVVAVCTLPGLAWWVRNVVVHGMLQPHGTHATPPDLTPVYGWSDGGITWLGRFAERMTTLFFVQDHAPGPMHAYLWQPELDASWWMARVALVVVLAGIVAALVRRPVPRLVALVLLFPVPALAGIVARGSWQQFAAFHDFGAALQGRYLYPGLVGLMVVAVAGAAVLRPAWRRAVPLALLVLAAGMHLTFQRDAWRLYWMPRDDGPGAFAQALAAVGHWYAFPSVVLVALVAAGLALTLVVAGSLARTALGERRPGSPAPVGADPMLAA; encoded by the coding sequence GTGACCCGACCCCGCACGGTCCCGGTCGTCGTGTGGCTGATCATGCTCCTGCACCTCGCGGTCATGCTCGTCTCGACTGCCGTCTTCCCCAATGTTCGCTCACCCGACGAGCGCCAGCACGTGGACCTCATCCTCCAGGTGCGGCAGGGCGACGCCTGGCCGTGGCCCGGGCCGGGCACCTCGTTCGTCACCCAGGGGGTGACGGCGGGCGGGTTCGTCGAGTCCGACAGCCTCGACGGGCCGCTCCACCTGGCGGACCGCCAGGACCTGCCGCCGCGTGACCAGCGCCCCTCGTACCTCGAGGCCGGCGGGTCCGCAACGCTGACCACCGAGACGGCCAGGGGCGGCATCCAGCCGGTGTTCAACCAGCTCGTCCAGCACCCGCCGCTGTACTACCTGCTCGGCGCGGGTGTGGTCTCGCTGGTGCCCGACTGGCAGGACGCGCCGATGGACCAGGTGTGGCTGACCCTGCGCTGGTGGAACGCGCTGCTCGCGCTGCCGCTGCCCCTGCTGCTGTTCGCTGCCGCGCGCCGGCTGCGGCTCCCCGAGCCGCTCCCGGTCGCCGCCTCGCTCGTGCCGCTCGCGGTCCCCGAGCTGACGCACCTGGAGTCGGCGGTCAACAACGACAACCTCCTGGTGGTCCTCGGGGCGTGCGCCACGCTGCTGGTGGTCCGGGTCCTCACCGGGGACCTCAGCCGCCGCACTGCCGCACTGCTCGGGCTCGTCACCACGCTCGCGCTCCTGACCAAAGGCCTCGCTCTGATGTTCCCCGCGTGGATCGCCCTGGCCTACCTCGTCGCCGCGTGGACGCACCGCGAACGGCTCCGCGCCGCCGCGGTGTCACTGCTGGTGGTCGCGGTCTGCACCCTGCCCGGTCTGGCCTGGTGGGTACGCAACGTGGTGGTCCACGGCATGCTGCAGCCGCACGGCACGCACGCCACCCCGCCGGACCTCACCCCGGTCTACGGGTGGTCCGACGGCGGCATCACCTGGCTCGGGCGGTTCGCCGAGCGTATGACTACGCTGTTCTTCGTGCAGGACCACGCGCCCGGACCGATGCACGCTTATCTGTGGCAGCCCGAGCTGGATGCCTCCTGGTGGATGGCCCGCGTGGCGCTGGTAGTGGTCCTCGCCGGGATCGTCGCCGCCCTGGTGCGCCGCCCGGTGCCCCGGCTCGTCGCGCTCGTGCTGCTGTTCCCCGTGCCTGCGCTGGCAGGGATCGTCGCCCGCGGGTCGTGGCAGCAGTTCGCCGCCTTCCACGACTTCGGCGCCGCCCTGCAGGGCCGCTACCTGTACCCGGGCCTGGTGGGCCTGATGGTCGTCGCGGTCGCCGGCGCCGCGGTGCTGCGGCCCGCGTGGCGCCGGGCGGTGCCCCTGGCGCTGCTGGTCCTGGCGGCCGGCATGCACCTGACCTTCCAGCGCGACGCCTGGCGCCTGTACTGGATGCCGCGCGACGACGGGCCGGGAGCGTTCGCCCAGGCGCTGGCCGCCGTCGGCCACTGGTACGCGTTCCCGAGCGTTGTGCTCGTGGCACTGGTCGCGGCCGGCCTGGCCCTGACTCTCGTCGTAGCCGGGTCGCTCGCCCGCACCGCCCTCGGGGAGCGGCGGCCCGGCAGTCCCGCCCCGGTGGGCGCCGACCCGATGCTGGCCGCATGA